In Catenulispora sp. GP43, one genomic interval encodes:
- the glyA gene encoding serine hydroxymethyltransferase, with the protein MTVLDQSLHALDPEIAAAVDAELHRQQNTLEMIASENFAPVAVMAAQGSVLTNKYAEGYPGRRYYGGCEHVDVVEQIAIDRVKALFGAEHANVQPHSGAQANAAAMAALLEPGDAILGLDLAHGGHLTHGMRINFSGRLYKVAAYHVDEQTGLVDLEEVERLAKEHRPKLIVAGWSAHARQLDFAGFRRIADEVGAYLMVDMAHFAGLVAAGLHPSPVPYADVVTTTTHKTLGGPRGGVILCKAELAKKINSSVFPGQQGGPLEHVIAAKAVAFKVAASPEFKERQERTLEGARILAARLLADDAAAAGVSVVSGGTDVHLVLVDLRASELNGQQAEDRLHEVGITVNRNAVPNDPRPPMVTSGLRIGTPALATRGFQADDFREVADVIAEALLPGFDETTAARLRERVTALAAKHPLYAQL; encoded by the coding sequence ATGACGGTTCTGGACCAGTCCCTGCACGCCCTCGACCCCGAGATCGCCGCGGCCGTCGACGCCGAGCTGCACCGCCAGCAGAACACCCTGGAGATGATCGCCTCGGAGAACTTCGCCCCGGTGGCCGTCATGGCGGCCCAGGGATCGGTCCTGACCAACAAGTACGCCGAGGGATACCCCGGCCGCCGCTACTACGGCGGCTGCGAGCATGTCGACGTCGTGGAGCAGATCGCGATCGACCGGGTCAAGGCCCTGTTCGGCGCCGAGCACGCCAACGTGCAGCCGCACTCCGGCGCGCAGGCCAACGCCGCCGCGATGGCCGCGCTGCTCGAGCCCGGCGACGCCATTCTGGGCCTGGACCTCGCACACGGCGGGCACCTGACCCACGGCATGCGGATCAACTTCTCCGGCCGGCTCTACAAGGTCGCCGCCTACCACGTCGACGAGCAGACCGGCCTGGTCGACCTCGAAGAGGTGGAGCGGCTGGCCAAGGAGCACCGGCCGAAGCTGATCGTGGCCGGCTGGTCCGCCCACGCCCGGCAGCTCGACTTCGCCGGATTCCGCCGGATCGCCGACGAGGTCGGCGCCTACCTGATGGTGGACATGGCGCACTTCGCCGGGCTGGTCGCGGCGGGCCTGCACCCCTCTCCGGTGCCGTACGCGGACGTGGTCACGACCACCACCCACAAGACCCTGGGCGGCCCGCGCGGCGGCGTGATCCTGTGCAAGGCGGAGCTGGCGAAGAAGATCAACTCGTCGGTGTTCCCCGGACAACAGGGCGGCCCACTGGAGCACGTGATCGCCGCCAAGGCGGTCGCCTTCAAAGTCGCCGCCTCGCCGGAGTTCAAGGAGCGCCAGGAACGGACCCTGGAGGGCGCCAGGATCCTGGCCGCGCGGCTGCTGGCCGACGACGCGGCCGCGGCCGGCGTCTCAGTGGTCTCCGGCGGCACCGATGTGCATCTGGTCCTGGTCGACCTGCGCGCCAGCGAGCTGAACGGCCAGCAGGCCGAGGACCGCCTCCACGAGGTCGGCATCACCGTCAACCGCAACGCCGTCCCGAACGACCCGCGCCCGCCGATGGTCACCTCCGGTCTGCGGATCGGCACCCCGGCCCTGGCCACCCGCGGCTTCCAGGCCGACGACTTCCGCGAGGTCGCCGACGTCATCGCCGAGGCGCTCCTGCCGGGCTTCGACGAGACCACCGCCGCCCGGCTCCGGGAGCGCGTCACCGCGCTGGCCGCGAAGCACCCGCTGTACGCCCAGCTGTAG